The genome window TATAGAGTCGTGTAGAAAAAGAGTATGTCTCTTGATTTTTATTCACTTATGGCATGTTCTTTTCtatagtgctaaagtttagcacctACTAAACTTTTGCTAAACTTTAAATCTTAGTGGTTGTTTGGATATaagtgctaaactttagcatATTAATTGCAGTCACATTTCTATTGTCCACACATAGGGGAGAAAGAGTGAAAAGGCTGCGGTCATGAGTgtggggggagggagagagagttgGGACCACTTTTAGTCCATAGTgctaaagtactcggcaaagaagccgttgccgatgtacagttcgctgaGAGTGTCACACTCGGTGAAGCATCCGCCGAGTATTTttcagactttgccgagtgcttcagacactcggCCAAGAAGCTGATTCCGATAGTGACGTCACATGGCACTATGACACTATGGATGAAACAACTATCCCAATGTAAAGTATCACTTGTTCATTAGGTCCCACAAAATAATTAATTGTTTCATATTGTGTGACTATGAAGCGTGGGCCATCTGTTGGGTTCAGTTTTCAAATATTTGATTTCGTGCCCAGGTTGTATCTCCGTGAAGATAAAATCTCTATCTCTTTCTTCGTTAACTCTGTGCCATGTCATCAAACAGTCCTATGTGACAGTAATTTTATGCGCATGATACAATACAATGGAACGAGTCTTAGCCTCCTAAAGATACTCAAAAGACCCATCATTTAATTAGGTTGTATGTGCCCTAAGACAAAAGTAGGTCTTCCTGCTCCCGCTCCCTAGAAGCGGGAAAATTAGTTCAATGCCATTTCTTAACTTGACCATCTAGAAAATGCCATTCACTAGTAAGACATCTAGGAAACGGTCCTCGCTAATGCAATTATTCTCGCATTATAACACCTTGTCTATTTAGCCATGTTTCATTTTATTTCTGATATGAAATTAACTTAAAAATGACAAATATCTGTAATATGAAATTACGATATTAAAACCCACCAATACCAAGAAAAATAGTAAAGTTTTCCGGAGAACGATGTGTATGCTGCAATCGGAAAAAAATGGTTTAGCCCGTGGTAAAAATAATAGCAAAATATATCCGTATGTAGAATTTAAAAAGTTACATTTTGCTGTGTAGAAAACTCGTATTTCGGGTCTTTGATCCATATCATCTTTAAGTTGATTTCagattaaaaataaaaaaaaagaaaccAAACTAACTATACAAGGTGCTATAACATGCGAGAAGAATTATATTAGCGGGGAGCGTTTTATAGATGTCTTATTATCTAGAAGTATTTTTTTTTAGATGGTCAAGTTAACGAGCGGCATTGAACGAATTTTCTTCGTGGAATCAAGGCCTCACGCAACCGCGTCGCTTGAACGAATTTCCGCAGCGGTGGTGGCCCACGAGATTTATCACGTAGTACACACACATGCCCTGATGCCCACGATCGTGTCGGCGCGCACCATTAATTCATTCAACTCCAACCTTGCACCAGACCCACAAATATTTttttttctttgacgaagagGACAAAATAACAGCTAGTTTTCATGCATGACGATTCATTCCCTCGTTCTTGTCAGGAGACAACACCTGAAGAACTTTCATTTTTTGCCCATCTCGCTGATCCCTGACTCGTTGCATGCTGCAATGACGTGCTGCTAACATGAAGATCCTATCCAAGTACTTGCTGCGAACGTCCCATCTCTTGGTGTACCTCCTGGTATCCGTGTGTGGTACGTGATGGCATGCTCCCTCGATGCAAAGCGACGTGGTGGGTCGAAGGATGGATGTTTCAACTGTGGCAATCCAACAACTTCGTCGCCAGCCAGTTGCCCCAAGAGGGGCAAGCAGCTGGCTGGCCCGCGCGACCACCACTCTGGTCGACGGAAGGGCAAGCGAGAGTACTCCTCCGGTAAGTAGGATTCGACAAGTAGGCGCTAGCTTAAGAAGAAGTATCTTCAGAAAGCTAAGATCAAGGAGTGTGCCTTTCTCACCGCCCTAAGTAATCTCGACCACGACTCCAACGATGCAGCGTCTTCCTCGAGCGAGGAGGAGACTGACAGGCGAGTCGAGGACAAGATGAACGGACTCTGCTTCCTCGTCGACACCGCAGGCAGCCTTTGCACCAGCATGGCCTTTGGTGATGATGCTGTGGGCGACGACAGTCAGGACATTGGCGACGACTCTACATCTGAGGACGGAGGCCTGGAGAACATATGACTCATGGATTCTGGTTGTTTGCGCCACATGATCAGAAGTAACAAAAATGTTCTCCAGTCTTGACCCCATGAATGTtaaggaatacatcacattcTGGTAGCTTCAGCATCTAATCAAGCAAGACGAGGTGGTCCTCCACCCTCTGGTAGATGATGCGTGCCCGGTGTTCTAGTACGCGGATGACACACTCATCCTAGTCCGAGCCAAATCAGCTGGCATTGCTCGCTTGAAAGGTTCCGCTGGATGTCTTCTCGGAAGCAATCAcgtgacatatatatatatatatatatatatatatatatatatatatatatatatatatatatatatatatatatatatatatatatatatatatatatatatatatataaagagagagagagagagagagaggcagcATTCGTCTCAGAACCCATACGTGACATCacgttattattatttttttgacTTCATGCACACCGTGATATatatgatgttttacttgatgcATGGCATGGGGACGAAGCTGATGAACTAACGTAAACAAGCCATCAGATCGACTGAGGCCACTGTACGTGATCTCAGTTGGTGCCGGCGATGACATCCCTGAACCAGTACGCCGAGCTCTTGGGGTAGCGCCGGAGCGTCCTGAAGTCGACGTAGACGAGGCCGAACCGGGACGTGTACCCCAGCTTCCACTCGAAGTTGTCGAGCAACGACCAGGCGAAGTATCCCACGCAGTTGGCGCCGCCGTCGATCGCCGCCTTCAGCTCGGCGACGTAGCTCCGGTAGTAGGCCACCCTGGCCGCGTCGCGCACGCCCTGGCCCACCGTGACGTTGCCCGGGTCGTCCATACCTGCATGCGTGCGTGCATCATGCCAGTCTATACTATATATACAGCAAGCTAGCTGATGCAGGGGATGATATGCATGCATGACGACAAGCTAGCTAATTACCGTTCTCTGACAGGAGCATCGTGGGGTTGCCGTACTTCTCCTTGACGTAGGTGACGGCTTTGTACAGTCCCCAAGGCACGATGTAGAGCCAGTCTGAGTTCGCCTGCAGTGTGACCAGCTTAATTAGTTATTTAGTTGCTTCAGAAAAGAATGAATAATACggctatgtatatatataggatCCTTAATCAAACGGAAAATGTGACGTCAATATACGACGCACCCTTGGTCCAATCGGCACACCGTCGCGTTCATCTGCATGCAGCGTGGCGTGGATAGGTGTCAAGCTAGCTAGATGTCAATAAtggagctagctagctagctaagcATCATGCAGAGACGACGACCACTTACAGACGAACTCAGCGTGCCAGTCGGACGAGTagctgggcggcgccgccgtagCGTTTGGCCGTCGATCACGCACGTAGTAGGCAGTGTACTGGTTGACTCCGACGTAGTCGATGGAGCCTCggactagaccggcctcctcagcCGTGAACTTGGGGAGCCTGCCCTTGACGCTTCTCCGGACCGACTTGGGGTACTCGCCGTAGACGATGGGGTGCAGGAACCATCCGACGTGGAAGTCTCTGGACCTTTGAGCGGCGGCCCGGTCGGCGGCTGAGTCCGCCGTGAGGGGCTCGTACCACACGAAATCCAGCAGGATCCCGACCCTGCCCCTCTGCGTCGGCTGGTGCCTGCGGCGGTACCTCTGGACGGCGGCGGCGTGGGAGAGGATGAGGTGGTGCGCCACGACGTAGGGCTCGGTGCCCGAGTCCCCCCCGGCCTCGCACCCCGTGCACCTCCCCGGCGCGAACCTGCCGTCGTCGTACCCTAGGGCGGCCACCACCCGCGGCTCGTTGAACGTCAGCCAGTTCTTCACCCTGTCGCCGAACGCCCCGAAGCAGAAGTCGGCGTAGTCTGCGAACGATCTCCTGGCGCGCCCGGGATTTTTTAAAAGTATATATAGTAGCCAGCCACATTTATATAATTTATAAAGGTTTTGGGCGTGTACTTACACCACTTCTCTGCTCAACAGCCCTCCGTACCGGACCTCCAGCGCCTCCGGTAGGTCGTAGTGGTACAGGTTTGCGTAGGGTGTGATGCCTGACAAGCGGGCGGAGTGAATTTCAGCATGAGTCTTGTTGTATTTTAGTTTAAAATTGAACTAGGAGACGGTAAATATCCGAGAACGGAGGTAGCACTTACCTTTCTTCACCATGTAGTTTATCAGCCTGTTGTAGTACGCCACTCCTTTCCAGTTCACTTCTCCGGTTCCATCTACGTAACACACACAATTTCCCATCGTCGCCGCAAATAATCGGTTTACTATTATAGCACCAGCAATGGAGGAGAAATCTAAATTGTGAGGGCAACAAGAGACAATATACTTGGGAATATTCTTGACCAAGAGATCGAAAACCGGTAAGCGTCGAACCCCATATTCTTCATGATATTCACGTCCTCCTACATGACATGACATGACATGCATGAAGGGGAATGGATTTAGCTTGCTTTCAAATTAATCTAGCTAGACGGCAAGTAATTTTGtttttttaatatatatatatggaaATGCATAATTAGCAATTGATGCTTGCTACAGCTTGTAAACATGGAATGCATCGGAATAGGATAACCAAAACCCTACAGTTTGTCACCTTGTAGCGATGGTACTCGTCAACAGTCACGTCCGCGGTGGCGTTGTTTGCGATCTCGCCTGAAAAGCAGGACGCCGCCATTGCCATGCCATGATCCAACCATGTCAAGCCAATTCAATCCACGATCGATGCATTTTCATATGCAATCCATACAAGTGTACTACTGTTTCATCGTCAGTATAAACGAAACGGTCCGATCAGCGCCGCGCCGACGGAATGAGTGTGCTGCTCACCGGGGATCTTGATGAAGGCGTCCCAAATGCTCGGCCCGCGGCCGTCCTTGTGCGCCATGCCCTCCACCTGGTAGGCCGACGCCGCCGTCCCGAACACGAACCCCTTGGGAAAGCTCCGCCGGCTCAGCCCGCCCGTCCACGccgcagccttctccttctcctctGCCCCTGCCCGTGCTGCCTCGCCCTCGCCGTCGTAGGACGCTCGGGCTCCTCCGGCGGAAAGCAGGAGAAGCAGCGCGAGCACGGAActtcgcccgccgccgccgacacgACCACGGCTAGCGTTAGCCATGACGACTGCGCACTCCGCTGGGAAGAAGTGAGCGAGAGAGCCTTGCGACGCGCGCGGCCAGTTCTGTGGCGGTGGCCAGAGATAAGGAGACGCACAGGGGACGGGTGTCGGTGTGACAGTGCGTGGCATATGAAATGAAAGCTCAAGCGCGCGTGCTTGGCAATCGGCATCCGGTATTCCGGTGGCATGTCGAGGAAAGAGAAGCTTGTCGGCATCCGGCGGGAGGACGGTGGCAGCCTGACAGGCTTGACACCTAGAGACAGCCTACCGGGGGTGTACTGGTGTGGAACGCACGCCCCGAGTGAGAGTGACGACGGGAGAGGAAAATGCCACAGCAAAGCCGCAATGGGCGCCCCACGCGGCCCTGGTCCATGGCTCCGTACCCTGCACTGCACACCGTCCACTGAAACTGAAACTCTGCGTTTGGTTGTAATGATAAAAGGAGATGGAATAGGATGATTAAATAAGACTGTTTGGTTTAGTGTTAAAGGTGTGTTGTCTCCGGTTGTCTCTCAAAATTAGAGGGACGGGAGAAGATGTCAGGGAacgtccctaaaccctaaaccctaaaccctgaaCGTCCCTGTCTTGTTTGTCCCCAACTATCCTACAACCAAACACATCTTAAGTATGTGTCCGTGCTTCGCTACGAAAGTTAAAAATTAGCCCACTTGTTCGGTGCTGGTTTAAGAGATGTAGCAGCTGCAAATGCTATAATATACTTTTTATATAACTTGACGTACAACAGATTCAAAGAGTTTAGAGCTAATTCAGAACTACTTTATTGGGTAAGCTCGAGGGCAATACAGAAAGAGTTTAGAGCTAATTCAAAGAACATAGATACATAACAAATATTAAATCAAAACGGATTCACACCTGTAAGCTGTATTCATGAAGCTCTTCATCATTTTTTAGATGCACTTGTACAATAGCTCATAAGCAAAGGAACAATTTCAGCAAGGTGTGGCCCAAAACAGTACCCAATAGAACGATTGCATGCAAGAACGCATAATGTTATAGCAAGCCTCGGTACCAAACTTTATTGTATAAGTTTGCAATCTCAACCCATAGTAGAAGCAAACAAAACATTTACTGCTAACGTAAAGCAGATTCAAAGTTATCCAAAAAACATATAATTTTAAACATCTATCAATATTTGGATTAGAAGAATTTAAATCACATATTCCTTACAATTACTAATGGTGGCTTGCCTCCACAATTTTGTGATAAACAAGTACCTTATAGAACCAATCATCTGGATATTTGTTCCGGTAATTTCAGATTTTGCACCTCTATTTTTCAGCAACCGGACAACTTGCAAAGTTGCCTTCGCTAACAAATCATTCGATAAACTTGGAGCAAGCGATACTACAAAACAGAAGCAATTGTGGTTATATTATAAGAATAAATAGAGATTATCTTTAAAGTAATGGAAGTGATATGTAATTATTTTAGTAAGAGAATAAGTAAATAATAGTGGAGAAATAAATAGGAAATACCATTTTTTCAGCAACGGTAACAATAAGTAATTCATTTAACAATATGTTGAGGggtcttttattttattttctctaaTGAGTATGGTAATTTCTCAGCCTTGAGAACTAACACAGAATCTTTTTTTACATAATAATAGTACCCTTCATTTTTTTCTATAGGGATGATTCGTTGTTTCTTCCTGTGTATACATGGAACAAAATGGAACTCTCTGCTTCCATGAATTGTTTGAACTATGCCAATTGCCGACTAATAGTTCAGCCACGAGCCCAACACaatctctacaactattaagacccaaatgtagactgcccccgcctgcGAACGAATCCCACCCGCCGCTCTGCCTCCCCCGCGGCGAATCCCGCCCGCGCCTCCCCCGCCATAGAACCCGCCTCCAACCGCGAATCGCCCGCCGTGCCTTCACCCGCCGCTCCTCCAtctcctcctcctcgtcgtcgcTGCCGCCGCGCTGCGGGGGGCGCCGTTGGCGGACGCCGGCGCGGACACCTGCAAGGCGTGGTTGGTGCAGTCCATCCCCACGGACATGCCGCACCTGAGCCGCATCCCCGGGGTCCTATCCACGGgttcgtctctctctctctctctctcgtctaTGGGGGTTTGCCAGTTTGGGGAATGGGGAGTAGGCGCAGGCGCCGCGTATGCTGAATTGGTGATACATAGCTGGTGATGGTGGTAGTGGGTTTGTGAAATTACTAATGCTTCTTGCAGCCGTCACTACGTATATCCATCCATTGGGCTGCTGATTTCTGTGGGTCCTGACCTCAGGAGATGTGCTCCAGTGGCTCTCGGGGAATGCAACGAAGAGTCTGGACATCCTTGCGCAGTACTGGCAGTTCTTGCCCCAGCCGAACAATCCGAAATCGGGGGACTACGGGTTCTCCAAGAGTGACATGAGGAGATTCGGGGCCGACGAGGGCCGCCGGGTTTACAAGGCACTGGAAAATGCTGCAGACCGTAAGATCAAAATCAGGCAAGTATCGAGTATCATACTTGAACTGTCAGTTTCTATAATGTTGGTGATTATTACTTAAACCATAGGATGATTGGAATTGGAACATTGACATGTAGTTATCGG of Zea mays cultivar B73 chromosome 8, Zm-B73-REFERENCE-NAM-5.0, whole genome shotgun sequence contains these proteins:
- the LOC103634742 gene encoding beta-glucosidase 1, which translates into the protein MPRTVTPTPVPCASPYLWPPPQNWPRASQGSLAHFFPAECAVVMANASRGRVGGGGRSSVLALLLLLSAGGARASYDGEGEAARAGAEEKEKAAAWTGGLSRRSFPKGFVFGTAASAYQVEGMAHKDGRGPSIWDAFIKIPGEIANNATADVTVDEYHRYKEDVNIMKNMGFDAYRFSISWSRIFPNGTGEVNWKGVAYYNRLINYMVKKGITPYANLYHYDLPEALEVRYGGLLSREVVRSFADYADFCFGAFGDRVKNWLTFNEPRVVAALGYDDGRFAPGRCTGCEAGGDSGTEPYVVAHHLILSHAAAVQRYRRRHQPTQRGRVGILLDFVWYEPLTADSAADRAAAQRSRDFHVGWFLHPIVYGEYPKSVRRSVKGRLPKFTAEEAGLVRGSIDYVGVNQYTAYYVRDRRPNATAAPPSYSSDWHAEFVYERDGVPIGPRANSDWLYIVPWGLYKAVTYVKEKYGNPTMLLSENGMDDPGNVTVGQGVRDAARVAYYRSYVAELKAAIDGGANCVGYFAWSLLDNFEWKLGYTSRFGLVYVDFRTLRRYPKSSAYWFRDVIAGTN